CGCCCACTCCTGCTGACCGGTAGCCACCGCTTCCAAACAGGCAATAATCGTCGGATAGGGTACCAAGGGATGGGATCCCTGGCTGTGCAGATGGGGTTGTTCCGGACAAGCCAAAAGGGCAGCCAACTCCGTATAGGTTCCGGCAGGGCCAAGGAAGGCTACCGGCGCAGGCGAAGAAGTCAAGGCCATTCGATCAATCGTTGCTGGGGGCCAATCCTAACTCTACCGTTTCCAGGTGGTGCGGTAGCAGCGGGCACTCCGGTTCCGGGCAACGGGGATTCGCTGCCACCGCCTCCATCGCCTTCGCCACCTCCAGTCGGATCAGGGTCTGTAGGTCTTGATCCGCTTGGATGGCCTCTAGGGTGTAAAGCGAGCCAAGAAAACTGGTGGCATAGCGGGGCTTAAGATTGTTCAGAGCCAACGCGGCAGCATCGTTACAGAATTTCTTGCAAGAGCAATACCGTTGCTGGCTTTCCATCAACGAAATTTCATTCACCATCTCCAAAACAGCCCTCTCCATCTGGTTTTCCAGGCCATTTAGAGATTTATGAGCCTCCATCGCTGCCTCCCAACATGAACTGAGCCCTCAATTTCACCCCATCCTAACCACTGTTTTAGATAGTTCTAGATAGTTTTAGATACATAGATAGATAGGTTATAGCCCTTTGCGCCAAGGGCACACTAGCGCGTCTGTCTCCAACAGGCTTTGCCAACGCCTCTCGTCCTACGCACGACCCGGAGGGTCATGGCGGCCCCAACACCAGTCACCTAGCACGGGGTTAATCCCCATCCCCTTCGCAACAGCGGTGCGGAGCACTCTAGCCCTTTTGAAATTGAAAGGGGTTAGCAACACCACTGTTGTTGTCGCAAACCCGTGTTCACTTTTGGGATGCGGAGCGTTAAAGGGTTGTAATCTCAATACTGTTAGAATATCGTCATTATTCCGGAGAGTTCACCAACAACCGTGGCAAGCGGGCCGAAAGACCGCAAAGCAATTCATAAGGGATCGTGCCCAATTGATCCGCCCAGTCCTGAACTTGAAATCGGGATAATGCTGAATCCAAATGGGATCCGAGCAACTCCACCACATCCCCCACTTGAATATCCGGCCTGTCGGTGACATCCCACATGCACTGATCCATGGTGATGGTTCCCACCTGTGGGATCAGGCCGCCACCCGCCCACCCTTGCAGCCGACCGGAAAGTCGCCGCGGGATCCCATCTGCATAGCCGATGGCTAGAGTGGCAATGCGGCTAGGACGGTGGGTTACATAGCGATGCCCGTAGCTCACCCCCGTCTGGGCAGGAACCGTTTGAATATGGGTCAATCGCGCCTTGAGCCGCAAAATCGGTTGCAGTCCTGGCACCTGCAGATGGGGAGCGGGGGGTAACCCGTAAAGCGCCAGCCCCAAACGCACCCGCGCGTAGTGCCCCTGCAAATGGCTCAATGCCCCGGCTGAGTTATCCAGATGCAGGCTCGGCAAGGGATCCCCTGCCCGTTGGATTTGCTCAACGATTTGGGCAAAACGAGTGCGTTGCTGCTCCATGGCCGCCGAATCAGGTTCATCCGCCGTTGCCAAATGGGAAAACAAGCTACACGCTTGCAACTCCGGGATCCGACAAATCTGCCCCCACAGCAGTGCTGCCTCTGTCCAGGGGATCCCCAGCCGGGTCATCCCCGTATCCACATTCACATGGATGGGGCAGGGTCGCCCCGCCAACCGTGCCACCTGGCACATTAGCGGGATCTGTTCTGCACAGGTGAGGCTAACCTCCAAGCGAGC
The sequence above is drawn from the Thermostichus vulcanus str. 'Rupite' genome and encodes:
- a CDS encoding late competence development ComFB family protein, translated to MEAHKSLNGLENQMERAVLEMVNEISLMESQQRYCSCKKFCNDAAALALNNLKPRYATSFLGSLYTLEAIQADQDLQTLIRLEVAKAMEAVAANPRCPEPECPLLPHHLETVELGLAPSND
- the alr gene encoding alanine racemase; protein product: MDGTGVGFALASLQDVWMCGVNQVNQPSMGAMAAPGLQGNGVKPVANVVADALAGPLSVQAASGTKDLNNLDWLGLADPPTCSPDPDLLTSRAWVEIDGAQLRQNLRLLQARLSPGTEIWAVVKANAYGHGAKLVAPLAIAAGAKGLCVATLAEGIELRQQGLKAPILVLGALNTWAELRQAMAARLEVSLTCAEQIPLMCQVARLAGRPCPIHVNVDTGMTRLGIPWTEAALLWGQICRIPELQACSLFSHLATADEPDSAAMEQQRTRFAQIVEQIQRAGDPLPSLHLDNSAGALSHLQGHYARVRLGLALYGLPPAPHLQVPGLQPILRLKARLTHIQTVPAQTGVSYGHRYVTHRPSRIATLAIGYADGIPRRLSGRLQGWAGGGLIPQVGTITMDQCMWDVTDRPDIQVGDVVELLGSHLDSALSRFQVQDWADQLGTIPYELLCGLSARLPRLLVNSPE